In Mycoavidus cysteinexigens, a genomic segment contains:
- a CDS encoding NACHT domain-containing protein gives MSPINRSQNTQPSLSSYFPQFSSAFANASRTNSMDRVETAASVMQINYGLINMPTVGSHNEITVHYHSTGSDAQLLREILRPLQSMAMQPNNAPLASLGIEGLQKKYLESLQKDREIKDALAMYVAPECTSITNIRERFSLEEKVRDFLVSKEKKVLLLLGVAGSGKSTFNRYLARSLWGAYDKEANKSIQTPIPLFIRLSSLEKPNANLISEYLKKEKFTEDQITDLKANYCFIFILDGYDEIKDRTRLFYRENELDEWQAKVIVTSRPEYLGDRYERQFHPKGQAYLLQTYQLSPFSDLTIEEYVNKYKSTYPELENSVAEHGEILDRPEVKELIRNPFLLKLSLSELPTLAEKYKDSNQRITRLALYDQFVESWLKRSQDRLSYIHLTDAEQKAFNFLNKSFAKYGKKFNQDLAIEMYQAGLVRVTYSEQLFYDESNTVAQDWRDKFLSDSNEKIKLLRFNALLICREDQYEFVHKSIQDYFVARALWEGLRGDSKRHDAELSKKLGVIRNIRPLWEGLGDRFEFEPSGQFNTLNVVEDPAVQSFLVERVQEDRVFLKALLAWVKASKTREGVKRGASNALTVLVKAGIQFNGCNLRGIQVPGADLSYGVFDSAQLQGADLRNTNLRNSWLREANLSGAQMAGVQFGEWPYLKEESEVHSCVYSPDGRNCAVSLDNNKISTYSTPNWEKRYTLEGHINRVNSVVYSPSGSQIASGSEDGTVRLWDAQSGMAVRTLEGHTATVWSVVYSPSGVQIASGGKDKTVRLWDAESGALGRTLEGHTSSVYSVVYSPSGSQIASGSGDKTVRLWDAENGAPGHILEGHTRGVSSVAYSPSGSQIATGSPDKTVRLWDAQSGASGHILEGHTDYIFSVVYSPSGSQIASGSGDSTIRLWDVESGALLHILGGHTDWINSVVYSPSGTQIASGSLDKTVRLWDVQNGALGHTLEGHTYYVYSVVYSPSGTQIASGSYDKTVRLWDAQSGSVGHTLEGHTDRVNSVVYSPSGSQIATGSSDKMVRLWDTESGALGHTLEGHAAPVSSVVYSPSGMQIASGSGDKTVRLWDAQSGAHMHILRGHTAWVKSVAYSPSGSQIASGSGDSTVRLWDTESRACIHILRGHTDEVSSVAYSPSGSQIASGSRDKSVCLWDAESRTLVRTLRGHTSYVFSVEYSPSGAQIASSSFDKMVRLWDVASGQCRAVIGGFDGGVYSVAWKTILDSTYLVTGSGDKFVRQWQVIEEEGEIQVYLRWVSPHGELSVKDILLEEVQGLSVMNETLLKQRSARWPTSNQAI, from the coding sequence ATGTCGCCGATTAATAGAAGCCAAAACACTCAACCTTCTTTATCTTCATATTTTCCCCAGTTCTCTTCGGCTTTTGCTAACGCGTCACGAACTAATTCAATGGATCGGGTTGAGACAGCGGCATCTGTCATGCAAATTAACTATGGTTTGATTAATATGCCAACTGTTGGTTCGCATAACGAAATTACGGTGCATTACCATTCAACGGGCTCAGATGCTCAATTGTTACGAGAAATACTGAGACCACTGCAAAGCATGGCTATGCAGCCAAATAATGCACCGCTCGCTAGTTTAGGTATCGAGGGGTTGCAAAAAAAATATTTAGAAAGCTTGCAAAAAGACAGAGAAATCAAAGATGCGTTGGCAATGTACGTTGCGCCAGAATGCACCTCAATTACGAATATAAGAGAGCGCTTTAGCCTGGAAGAGAAGGTAAGAGATTTCTTAGTTTCAAAAGAAAAGAAAGTGCTGCTTTTGTTGGGTGTAGCGGGTTCTGGTAAATCAACCTTTAACCGTTATTTGGCGCGTAGCCTATGGGGGGCTTATGATAAGGAGGCTAATAAGTCCATCCAAACTCCTATCCCGTTATTTATTAGGTTATCAAGCTTGGAAAAGCCAAATGCTAATCTGATTTCAGAGTACCTAAAAAAAGAGAAATTTACAGAGGACCAGATAACTGATTTAAAAGCGAATTATTGCTTTATCTTTATTTTAGATGGCTACGATGAGATTAAAGATCGCACTCGCCTATTCTATAGAGAAAATGAACTGGATGAATGGCAAGCCAAAGTGATTGTTACCAGTCGTCCAGAATATTTGGGCGACCGATATGAACGCCAGTTTCACCCAAAAGGTCAGGCATATCTACTTCAAACCTATCAACTCTCCCCATTCTCAGATTTGACGATTGAAGAATATGTAAATAAATATAAAAGCACGTACCCAGAATTGGAAAATAGTGTCGCGGAACATGGGGAAATTCTTGATAGGCCTGAAGTCAAAGAGCTGATACGTAATCCTTTTTTACTCAAGTTGTCCTTGAGCGAATTGCCAACTTTGGCCGAGAAATACAAGGATAGTAATCAACGTATTACCCGTCTTGCATTATATGATCAATTTGTAGAGAGCTGGCTTAAGCGCTCGCAAGATCGATTAAGTTATATTCACTTAACTGATGCAGAGCAGAAGGCATTTAATTTTTTAAATAAATCCTTTGCTAAGTATGGTAAAAAATTTAACCAAGATTTGGCAATAGAAATGTATCAAGCGGGCTTAGTGCGTGTGACGTATTCTGAGCAGCTTTTCTATGATGAATCCAATACGGTAGCACAAGATTGGCGAGATAAATTTTTAAGTGATAGTAATGAAAAGATTAAATTACTACGTTTTAATGCACTACTCATATGCCGAGAGGATCAATATGAGTTTGTGCATAAATCGATTCAGGATTATTTTGTGGCGAGAGCATTGTGGGAAGGGCTGAGAGGGGATAGTAAGCGTCATGATGCAGAGTTATCTAAGAAACTGGGTGTGATAAGAAATATACGTCCGTTATGGGAAGGTCTAGGAGATAGATTTGAATTTGAGCCATCTGGGCAATTCAACACACTAAATGTAGTAGAAGACCCAGCAGTGCAGAGTTTTTTAGTAGAGCGAGTGCAAGAGGATAGAGTATTTTTGAAGGCCCTTTTAGCTTGGGTGAAGGCGTCCAAGACGCGAGAGGGTGTTAAAAGAGGTGCATCGAATGCGCTGACGGTATTGGTAAAAGCAGGAATACAGTTTAATGGATGTAATTTAAGAGGAATCCAGGTACCTGGGGCGGATCTGAGCTATGGAGTATTCGATTCAGCGCAGTTGCAAGGGGCAGATTTAAGGAATACGAATCTTCGTAATAGTTGGCTGCGGGAAGCGAATTTAAGCGGAGCGCAGATGGCAGGCGTACAATTTGGCGAATGGCCTTATCTGAAAGAAGAGAGCGAGGTGCATTCGTGCGTGTATTCCCCAGATGGCAGAAACTGTGCGGTAAGTCTTGATAATAATAAAATCAGTACATATTCAACTCCGAATTGGGAAAAAAGGTATACCTTAGAGGGGCATATAAACCGGGTAAATAGCGTGGTGTATTCGCCGAGCGGTTCGCAGATCGCTTCGGGCAGTGAAGACGGGACAGTCCGTTTGTGGGATGCGCAAAGCGGCATGGCTGTGCGCACCTTAGAAGGGCATACCGCTACTGTTTGGAGCGTGGTGTATTCGCCGAGCGGCGTGCAGATCGCCTCGGGGGGTAAGGACAAAACGGTACGTCTGTGGGATGCGGAAAGCGGGGCCCTTGGGCGCACCTTAGAAGGACATACCTCTTCTGTTTATAGCGTGGTGTATTCGCCGAGTGGTTCGCAGATCGCCTCAGGCAGTGGTGACAAAACGGTACGTCTGTGGGACGCAGAAAACGGAGCCCCCGGCCACATCTTAGAAGGACATACACGCGGTGTTAGTAGCGTGGCGTATTCGCCGAGTGGTTCGCAGATTGCCACAGGGAGTCCTGACAAAACGGTTCGTTTGTGGGACGCGCAAAGCGGGGCCTCCGGTCACATATTAGAAGGGCATACAGACTATATTTTTAGCGTGGTGTATTCGCCGAGTGGTTCGCAGATCGCCTCGGGTAGCGGTGACAGTACGATACGTCTGTGGGACGTGGAAAGCGGAGCCCTCTTGCACATCTTAGGAGGGCATACCGACTGGATTAATAGTGTAGTGTATTCACCGAGCGGAACGCAGATCGCATCAGGGAGTCTTGATAAAACGGTTCGTTTGTGGGACGTGCAAAATGGAGCCCTTGGGCACACCTTAGAAGGACATACCTATTATGTTTATAGTGTGGTGTATTCGCCAAGCGGAACGCAGATCGCCTCGGGGAGTTATGACAAGACGGTACGTCTGTGGGACGCGCAAAGCGGATCCGTTGGGCACACCTTAGAAGGACATACCGACCGGGTTAATAGTGTGGTGTATTCGCCGAGCGGTTCGCAGATCGCCACAGGGAGTTCTGACAAAATGGTGCGTCTATGGGACACGGAAAGCGGAGCCCTTGGGCACACCTTAGAAGGACATGCAGCCCCTGTTAGTAGCGTAGTGTATTCGCCAAGCGGAATGCAGATCGCCTCGGGCAGTGGTGACAAAACGGTACGTCTGTGGGATGCGCAAAGCGGAGCCCATATGCATATCTTAAGAGGACATACCGCCTGGGTTAAGAGCGTAGCGTATTCGCCGAGCGGTTCGCAGATCGCCTCGGGCAGTGGTGACAGTACGGTACGTCTGTGGGACACGGAAAGCAGAGCCTGTATACATATTTTAAGAGGGCATACAGACGAAGTTAGTAGCGTGGCATATTCGCCGAGCGGTTCGCAGATCGCCTCGGGGAGTAGGGACAAGTCGGTATGTCTGTGGGACGCGGAAAGCAGAACCCTTGTGCGCACCTTACGCGGACATACCTCCTATGTTTTTAGCGTGGAGTATTCGCCGAGCGGCGCGCAAATTGCCTCGAGTAGTTTTGACAAGATGGTGCGGTTGTGGGATGTTGCCTCGGGTCAGTGTCGTGCGGTAATTGGAGGTTTTGACGGAGGTGTTTATAGCGTTGCCTGGAAAACGATCCTCGACAGCACCTATCTGGTAACTGGCAGTGGGGATAAGTTCGTCCGGCAGTGGCAGGTGATAGAAGAGGAAGGGGAAATTCAGGTATACCTGCGCTGGGTATCACCGCATGGGGAGTTAAGTGTGAAGGATATTTTACTCGAAGAGGTACAAGGCTTAAGCGTGATGAATGAGACCCTTTTAAAGCAGCGCAGTGCTCGTT
- a CDS encoding TIGR01777 family oxidoreductase: MRILLTGGTGLIGRALCRHWQRQGHELWVWSRSPHQVSALCSGARGMARLQELDGGPPVDAVVNLAGAPIADRRWTQAQRHLLWRSRVDLTRTLVDWMGQQPTPPRVLLSGSAVGWYGDRGEQLLDEDSAPGQADFGSRLCVAWEHEAERAVQWGVRVAVLRTAPVLASQGGMLTRLLHVFRIGLGGPLGSGQQWMPWIHIDDQVDLINHLLQRGECSGAFNACAPEPVRNQDFTRSLARALRRPGVLPAPAWALRLALGEMSVLLLGGQRLTPRRTLAAGFAWRHPALEPALEQLLHTP; this comes from the coding sequence ATGCGCATTTTGCTCACGGGCGGCACGGGCTTGATCGGCCGCGCGCTGTGCCGGCACTGGCAGCGGCAAGGCCACGAACTGTGGGTCTGGAGCCGTAGCCCGCACCAGGTGTCCGCGCTGTGCAGCGGCGCGCGCGGCATGGCCCGACTGCAGGAACTCGACGGCGGTCCGCCCGTGGACGCCGTGGTCAACTTGGCGGGCGCGCCGATCGCCGACCGCCGCTGGACGCAGGCCCAGCGCCATCTGCTGTGGCGCAGCCGCGTGGACCTAACCCGCACGCTGGTGGACTGGATGGGCCAGCAGCCCACGCCGCCGCGCGTGCTGCTATCGGGCTCGGCGGTGGGCTGGTATGGCGACCGCGGCGAGCAGTTGCTGGATGAAGACAGCGCGCCGGGGCAGGCCGACTTCGGCAGCCGCCTGTGTGTGGCCTGGGAGCACGAGGCCGAACGCGCGGTCCAATGGGGGGTGCGCGTGGCAGTGCTGCGCACCGCGCCCGTGCTTGCTTCGCAGGGCGGCATGCTGACGCGCTTGCTGCACGTTTTCCGCATAGGCCTGGGTGGTCCTTTGGGCAGCGGCCAGCAGTGGATGCCCTGGATACACATCGACGACCAGGTCGACCTGATCAACCACCTGCTGCAGCGTGGAGAGTGCAGTGGCGCCTTCAACGCCTGCGCGCCAGAGCCAGTACGCAATCAAGATTTCACCCGATCCCTAGCCCGTGCGCTGCGCCGCCCCGGCGTGCTGCCAGCACCGGCTTGGGCGCTGCGCCTAGCCCTGGGCGAAATGTCGGTGCTGCTGCTAGGCGGCCAGCGCCTGACACCGCGCCGCACGCTGGCAGCGGGTTTTGCCTGGCGTCACCCAGCACTGGAGCCAGCGCTGGAGCAACTTCTGCACACCCCATAG
- a CDS encoding SDR family NAD(P)-dependent oxidoreductase yields the protein MRSLPTGYRALILGASGAIGGAMVALLRADPSCGEVRTLGRGSTPQVDFNAPSSVAQAAQALRHLAPWHLVVVATGMLQGPTGAPEKCLGDLRPEHLAASFAVNTIGPALALAHFAPLLTRGERSMFAVLSAKVGSIGDNRLGGWYSYRASKAALNMVMKTAAIELARTHPQAVVAALHPGTVDSALSAPFRGAQIGRPAADAARDLLALLDGLAPEDTGGFWAYDGQRLPW from the coding sequence ATGCGATCTCTTCCCACAGGCTATCGCGCCCTGATTCTCGGTGCCTCGGGCGCCATCGGCGGCGCCATGGTGGCCCTGTTGCGCGCCGACCCTAGCTGTGGCGAGGTCCGTACCCTGGGGCGTGGCAGCACACCCCAGGTCGACTTTAACGCCCCCTCCAGCGTGGCCCAGGCAGCACAGGCCCTGCGTCATCTGGCCCCCTGGCACCTGGTGGTGGTGGCTACGGGCATGTTGCAGGGTCCCACGGGCGCGCCCGAAAAATGCCTGGGCGATCTGCGCCCCGAACACCTCGCGGCGAGCTTCGCCGTCAACACCATCGGGCCGGCGCTGGCGCTGGCGCACTTTGCGCCTTTGCTGACGCGGGGCGAACGCAGTATGTTCGCGGTGCTGTCGGCCAAGGTAGGCAGCATTGGTGATAACCGCCTGGGCGGCTGGTACAGCTACCGCGCCTCCAAGGCCGCTCTGAACATGGTAATGAAAACCGCCGCCATCGAACTGGCCCGCACCCATCCCCAGGCCGTGGTCGCCGCCCTGCACCCGGGTACGGTCGATTCCGCCCTGTCGGCGCCATTTCGCGGTGCCCAGATCGGTCGTCCGGCGGCCGATGCGGCGCGCGATCTGCTGGCGCTGCTCGACGGCTTGGCCCCCGAAGACACTGGCGGCTTCTGGGCCTACGATGGCCAGCGCCTGCCATGGTAA